A single region of the Silene latifolia isolate original U9 population chromosome 8, ASM4854445v1, whole genome shotgun sequence genome encodes:
- the LOC141595316 gene encoding uncharacterized protein LOC141595316: protein MGEGYSNEHILSGTAAMSTPRSSIKRLTILRRKPVGEGYSNTEFGAHSYKDILSPSKDVEAQEYNAQYVHMKIDSLPNKKAFHLTMVYAFNGIHERALLWDQLRRIAGLFDHSSCLIGSTQRTQRKRNFKYFNMWGGSKDFKEIVRQVWHQQIRGTPMYSLVNKLKCIKPNLLQLNREGLSDIEQTTGICQKKVESLQRQLGQATTNTALIQHEYEAVLELTSLTMARDNFLLQKAKCLWSKEGDANSAFFHNSIKKRRNQNKVIMIEDMNGMLCDTPDQVKTAFLEYYQHLLGSSQTTKKIHRKIIDQGPKCNEDQYAVLLRPVSREEVKEAIFGIPDIKSPGPDGYTSKFFKDAWGEVGKEVIQAIQDFFTHGKLLKQLNATSLTLIPKCDRPQTVLQFHPITCCNVIYKVISKLLCSRLAEVLPQLVDKNQGAFIQHRSIQENILIYEDLIRLYERPSPSPRCMFKIDLQKAYDTVEWEFVDKLMKMLKFPEGFRSKVMQCITTASFSLSLNGEMFGFFQGKRGLSKGDAASMMLLLKSFSTFSKATGLRVSPAKSSAYFGGVSDQLKQEILQVSGFTEGSLPFRQIGDSSISSENFMWILGFSVCTS from the exons atgggtgaAGGATATAGCAATGAGCACATTCTATCAGGTACTGCAGCAATGAGCACACCTAGATCATCTATTAAAAGATTAACTATCCTACGTAGAAAACCAGTGGGTGAAGGATATAGCAACACAGAATTTGGAGCACATTCCTATAAGGATATTCTATCACCTTCTAAGGATGTTGAGGCTCAAG AATACAATGCTCAATATGTTCACATGAAGATTGATTCTTTGCCGAATAAGAAAGCTTTTCACTTAACTATGGTATATGCCTTTAATGGGATTCATGAAAGGGCTCTACTTTGGGACCAGTTAAGGAGAATAGCAG GCCTGTTTGATCACTCCTCCTGCTTGATTGGGAGTACTCAGAGAACTCAGAGAAAGAGAAATTTtaagtactttaatatgtggggtgGCTCAAAGGATTTCAAAGAGATTGTGAGGCAGGTCTGGCATCAGCAGATAAGGGGTACTCCTATGTACAGTTTGGTTAACAAGCTAAAATGCATAAAGCCAAATCTGCTTCAACTAAACAGAGAAGGCTTAAGTGATATTGAACAAACCACTGGAATTTGTCAGAAGAAAGTGGAGAGTTTACAGAGACAACTGGGGCAAGCTACAACAAACACTGCCTTGATACAACATGAATATGAGGCTGTACTGGAACTTACAAGTCTTACCATGGCCAGGGATAACTTTCTACTTCAGAAAGCCAAGTGTTTATGGAGTAAGGAGGGTGATGCAAACAGTGCTTTTTTCCACAACTCTATTAAGAAGAGAAGAAATCAAAATAAGGTGATCATGATTGAAGATATGAATGGGATGCTTTGTGACACTCCTGACCAGGTAAAGACTGCATTTCTTGAATACTATCAGCATCTTCTGGGATCAAGCCAAACGACTAAGAAGATTCATAGGAAAATTATTGATCAAGGCCCTAAATGCAATGAGGATCAGTATGCTGTGTTGTTAAGACCTGTCTCTAGGGAAGAGGTGAAGGAGGCTATTTTTGGCATTCCTGATATTAAATCCCCAGGGCCTGATGGATACACTAGTAAATTCTTTAAAGATGCTTGGGGAGAAGTAGGTAAGGAGGTTATTCAAGCTATTCAGGATTTCTTTACTCATGGAAAGCTACTAAAACAGTTGAATGCTACCAGTCTTACCTTGATTCCAAAGTGTGATAGACCTCAGACAGTGCTGCAATTTCATCCCATAACATGCTGTAATGTTATCTACAAGGTAATATCCAAGCTGTTGTGCTCTAGACTGGCAGAGGTTCTGCCCCAGCTTGTTGATAAGAACCAGGGGGCCTTTATCCAACATAGGAGCATCCAGGAAAATATATTGATCTACGAGGACTTAATTAGACTCTATGAAAGACCATCTCCTTCCCCCAGATGTATGTTTAAAATAGACTTACAGAAAGCTTATGACACAGTGGAATGGGAATTTGTGGACAAACTTATGAAGATGTTGAAGTTTCCTGAGGGTTTCAGAAGCAAAGTTATGCAGTGTATAACTACTGCCTCATTCTCTTTATCCCTAAATGGTGAGATGTTTGGCTTCTTCCAGGGGAAGAGGGGATTGAG TAAGGGAGATGCAGCTTCAATGATGTTATTATTGAAATCCTTCTCTACCTTCTCTAAAGCCACTGGACTTAGGGTTAGCCCTGCTAAGTCAAGTGCCTATTTTGGTGGAGTTAGTGATCAGCTGAAGCAAGAGATTCTGCAGGTATCTGGATTTACAGAAGGTAGTTTGCCATTCAG GCAGATTGGTGATAGTTCAATCAGTTCTGAAAACTTTATGTGGATACTGGGCTTCTCTGTTTGTACTTCCTAA
- the LOC141595315 gene encoding uncharacterized protein LOC141595315 yields the protein MGKICRPKAEGGLGIRDLETWNKALVAKLVNWVMEKKDTIWVHWVECNYLRGQQWMDYTPSPNSSWAWRIFCRVKQDIAAGYTDGIWHQQEGFSSARCCDWLKGQAPRMMLERVVWTGWSFPKHNFLGWLWAHEALQTKSKLLHYGMVDEDNCQHCGMGSENQEHLFFDCPYRRWVIQQVKHYSGMDIPATNVLEWCVHRQGSKLQKEVQYAVVVCAVYMLWQQRNNCRQEMVLFRPEWLGKRILNDMKARVRERDKSHLSIFDMEWLESKNLM from the coding sequence ATGGGAAAAATTTGCAGGCCAAAAGCAGAAGGAGGACTGGGGATAAGGGATCTGGAAACCTGGAACAAAGCATTAGTTGCTAAGCTGGTTAACTGGGTGATGGAGAAAAAGGATACAATCTGGGTTCATTGGGTGGAGTGCAACTATCTCAGAGGGCAGCAATGGATGGACTATACTCCTAGCCCCAATTCTAGCTGGGCGTGGAGGATATTTTGCAGGGTTAAACAAGATATAGCCGCTGGATACACTGATGGGATATGGCACCAACAGGAGGGGTTCTCCTCTGCTAGATGCTGTGACTGGTTAAAGGGGCAGGCTCCAAGAATGATGTTGGAGAGGGTAGTATGGACTGGCTGGAGTTTTCCTAAGCACAACTTCCTGGGGTGGTTGTGGGCGCATGAGGCATTGCAAACTAAAAGTAAGCTGCTGCACTATGGGATGGTAGATGAAGATAATTGCCAACACTGTGGAATGGGGAGTGAAAATCAGGAGCACCTGTTCTTTGACTGTCCATACAGGAGATGGGTTATACAGCAGGTTAAGCATTACAGTGGGATGGATATCCCTGCAACTAATGTACTGGAATGGTGTGTGCACAGGCAAGGGTCTAAACTACAAAAGGAGGTGCAGTATGCTGTGGTGGTATGTGCAGTGTATATGCTATGGCAGCAGCGTAACAATTGCAGACAAGAGATGGTACTTTTTCGTCCTGAATGGCTTGGAAAAAGAATCTTGAATGATATGAAAGCTAGAGTAAGGGAGAGGGATAAGAGTCATTTGAGCATTTTTGATATGGAATGGTTAGAGAGCAAGAATCTTATGTAA